The following coding sequences are from one Betaproteobacteria bacterium window:
- a CDS encoding ribonuclease E inhibitor RraB, which yields MPLNDIVYAKVSIESIELYETPDAKGGPFTAKLSHVGLPDYRSMNRTTLQLSRAARENGGEYDGWETQVCKQ from the coding sequence ATGCCGCTGAATGACATTGTTTATGCAAAGGTTAGTATCGAAAGCATTGAGCTCTATGAAACACCCGATGCGAAGGGTGGCCCATTCACCGCCAAACTTAGTCACGTTGGCCTGCCAGACTACCGCTCAATGAATAGAACTACGCTTCAGCTTAGCCGCGCCGCTCGTGAGAATGGCGGAGAGTACGACGGTTGGGAAACTCAAGTGTGCAAGCAATGA
- a CDS encoding IS630 family transposase, translating to MKCKRTTDGRKHGRAALPVMRQQAIKAIREGQDVNSVAAAYGVNVRSVFRWLADFANGGQNALLSKPIPGRPPKVSADEMRWLAQAVKDHTPLQFKFAFGLWTLSLIAALIEREFGKKLSLASVSRIMKLLGFSAQKPLYQAWQQDATLVRAWEAEIYPAIRAEAKAAGATIYFADESGIRSDYHTGTTWAPVGETPVVEVTGRRFSLNMISAVSPQGEFRFMLHDGTVNAEVFREFLKRLLIGAEKPVFLIVDGHPIHKAKLIKTFVEAQNGRLKLFYLPPYSPQINPDEQVWAHVKRQVARQLVQSKDEMKRLALGALRRIQKLPGLVKSFFRQPECQYAAE from the coding sequence ATGAAATGCAAAAGAACTACCGACGGTCGTAAGCACGGCCGAGCCGCCCTGCCGGTGATGCGGCAACAGGCGATCAAGGCCATCCGTGAGGGGCAGGACGTGAACAGCGTTGCCGCCGCCTACGGCGTCAATGTGCGCAGTGTCTTTCGCTGGCTGGCCGATTTTGCCAACGGTGGGCAGAACGCGCTGTTGTCCAAGCCGATTCCGGGGCGCCCGCCGAAGGTAAGCGCGGATGAAATGCGCTGGCTGGCCCAGGCGGTGAAAGACCATACCCCGCTGCAATTCAAGTTTGCCTTTGGTCTGTGGACGCTGTCGCTGATCGCCGCGCTGATCGAACGCGAATTCGGCAAGAAGCTCTCGCTGGCCTCGGTCAGCCGCATCATGAAGCTGTTGGGCTTCTCGGCCCAGAAGCCGCTCTACCAAGCATGGCAGCAGGATGCGACCCTGGTGCGGGCCTGGGAAGCGGAAATCTACCCGGCGATCCGTGCCGAAGCCAAGGCCGCCGGAGCGACGATCTACTTTGCCGATGAATCGGGCATCCGTTCCGACTACCACACGGGGACGACCTGGGCGCCGGTAGGCGAGACCCCGGTGGTGGAAGTGACCGGGCGCCGCTTCTCCCTGAACATGATCTCGGCCGTCAGTCCGCAAGGCGAATTCCGCTTCATGCTGCACGACGGCACGGTCAATGCCGAAGTCTTCCGGGAATTCCTCAAGCGCCTGCTGATCGGGGCTGAAAAGCCGGTGTTCCTGATCGTAGATGGTCATCCGATCCACAAGGCGAAACTGATCAAGACCTTCGTCGAGGCCCAGAACGGCAGGCTCAAGCTGTTCTACCTGCCGCCGTACTCGCCCCAGATCAATCCTGACGAGCAGGTCTGGGCACACGTGAAACGCCAGGTCGCCCGGCAACTGGTGCAGTCCAAAGACGAGATGAAGCGGTTGGCCCTCGGGGCCCTGCGCCGAATCCAGAAGTTGCCCGGGTTGGTGAAATCCTTCTTTCGCCAGCCCGAGTGCCAATATGCCGCTGAATGA
- a CDS encoding DUF1311 domain-containing protein, whose product MRTHHATLVAISLTLFGTTTVWADDTHINRDCDNGAPMLEVNHCASFKFAEADAEMNELYKEKLASAKSPASKKRFRDAQRAWLTFRDKVCLYEAGLDNESGSIWPFHQFGCMEFYTKRRIDDFKVYLKCTTDDCP is encoded by the coding sequence ATGCGTACTCACCATGCCACGCTAGTTGCAATTTCTTTGACGCTGTTCGGCACCACGACGGTTTGGGCCGATGACACCCACATCAACAGAGATTGTGATAACGGCGCCCCTATGCTTGAAGTCAATCATTGTGCCAGCTTCAAGTTTGCCGAAGCGGACGCTGAAATGAACGAGCTATACAAAGAAAAATTGGCAAGCGCCAAATCACCCGCTAGTAAGAAGCGCTTCCGCGACGCTCAACGCGCATGGCTCACGTTCAGAGATAAGGTTTGTCTATATGAAGCCGGCCTAGATAATGAATCCGGCTCTATATGGCCATTTCATCAATTTGGTTGCATGGAGTTCTATACAAAGAGACGCATTGATGACTTTAAGGTATATCTCAAGTGCACAACGGATGACTGCCCCTAA
- a CDS encoding ferredoxin--NADP reductase — protein sequence MAPYGIEEVLGVHHWNDGLFSFRTTRSPGLRFENGQFLMLGLDVGGRPVTRAYSVASPNYADYLEFFSIKVPDGTFTTHLQNVQPGDPILVGRRPTGTLVLRDILPGRRLFLFATGTGLAPFLSVIRDPEIYERFETVVLVHGARTVAELAYRHFLNESLPQQDFIGEAVREKLIYYPTVTRESFPNQGRITELLESGKLFSDIGQPALNPVEDRAMLCGSPAMLADCRALLDGRGFRMSRHIGDAGDYVIERAFVEK from the coding sequence ATGGCCCCCTACGGCATCGAAGAAGTCCTCGGCGTCCATCACTGGAACGACGGCCTGTTCAGTTTCCGCACCACCCGTTCCCCCGGGTTGCGCTTCGAGAACGGCCAGTTCCTCATGCTGGGGCTGGATGTCGGCGGCCGGCCGGTGACGCGGGCCTACAGCGTGGCCAGCCCCAATTACGCGGACTACCTGGAGTTCTTCAGTATCAAGGTACCCGACGGCACTTTCACCACCCACCTGCAGAACGTGCAGCCGGGGGACCCCATCCTGGTGGGGCGGCGGCCGACGGGAACCCTGGTGCTGCGGGATATCCTGCCCGGCCGCCGTCTCTTTCTCTTTGCCACGGGAACCGGTCTGGCGCCCTTCCTGAGCGTGATCCGCGATCCGGAAATCTACGAGCGTTTCGAAACCGTCGTCCTGGTCCATGGCGCTCGCACGGTGGCTGAACTCGCCTACCGGCATTTTCTCAACGAGAGCCTGCCGCAGCAGGACTTCATCGGCGAGGCGGTGCGGGAGAAGCTGATCTACTACCCCACGGTGACGCGGGAGTCCTTCCCCAACCAGGGGCGCATCACCGAGCTGCTGGAAAGCGGCAAGCTCTTCTCGGACATCGGCCAGCCTGCCCTGAACCCGGTGGAGGACCGCGCCATGCTCTGCGGCAGCCCCGCCATGCTGGCCGATTGCCGCGCCTTGCTCGACGGGCGCGGATTCCGCATGTCCCGCCACATCGGCGATGCGGGCGACTACGTCATCGAGCGGGCCTTCGTCGAGAAATAG
- a CDS encoding DUF695 domain-containing protein — protein sequence MSDHWEQFPCTIGDHSAFIAYDHGVRADLESLSFEFFARFNVALLAPDDRGLPHGDEFLHLNAVEDFLSDQFQPSDGLQVGRVTTNGYRYFCFYTSLSAPACMALAKTAGSLHGHRIELFHELDPQRSHYWNDLFPTDDDWQVVLDLRVQNALVKEGDSLQTPRPIEHWAYFKTEPQRAAFIASVKDVTNFSESIVTNMIKYANEMQKNYRRS from the coding sequence ATGAGCGACCATTGGGAGCAGTTCCCCTGCACGATTGGAGACCATTCGGCCTTCATTGCCTATGACCACGGCGTGAGGGCTGATCTCGAATCGTTGTCATTCGAATTCTTTGCGCGTTTCAACGTGGCCTTGCTCGCCCCAGATGATCGCGGCCTGCCGCACGGAGATGAGTTTTTACACTTGAACGCAGTCGAGGACTTTCTTTCCGACCAATTCCAGCCGAGCGACGGACTTCAGGTTGGCCGCGTCACAACGAATGGCTATAGGTATTTTTGCTTCTACACGTCGCTAAGCGCGCCAGCTTGCATGGCTCTGGCGAAGACTGCTGGTTCTCTTCATGGTCATCGGATTGAGCTATTTCACGAGCTAGACCCCCAGCGGTCGCATTACTGGAACGACCTGTTCCCGACAGATGACGACTGGCAAGTTGTTCTGGACTTACGCGTTCAGAACGCACTGGTGAAGGAAGGTGATTCTCTTCAAACACCACGTCCTATCGAGCACTGGGCTTACTTCAAAACTGAACCCCAACGCGCTGCATTCATCGCTAGCGTCAAGGATGTTACTAACTTTTCAGAAAGCATTGTCACAAACATGATAAAATATGCTAATGAAATGCAAAAGAACTACCGACGGTCGTAA
- a CDS encoding LysR family transcriptional regulator → MHHSYRQLEVFVATAREGSLSRAAQAIALSQSAASTALGELERQFGALLFDRIGKSLRLNALGTQLLPRAVAILDQAGELEDLLAGGAGFGRLRVGATLTIGNYLAVLVVAEFLARHPDSRVHLEVRNTATIVHDVANLDLDLGLIEGQCNDGAVLTEPWVDDELVVFARPDHPLAGQGAIPLDALLRQPWILREAGSGTRQAVEQALRERFSALTVRMELEHTEAIKRAVEAGLGVGCISRLALRDAFRRGSLVPLECPQLDLRRGFHFVWHRQKRQSAAAKEFVALCRSLTAGAERSDQIVLPAAP, encoded by the coding sequence ATGCACCATAGCTACCGTCAACTCGAAGTCTTCGTCGCCACCGCCCGGGAAGGCAGTCTCTCCCGCGCCGCCCAGGCCATCGCCCTCTCCCAGTCCGCCGCCAGCACCGCCCTGGGCGAACTGGAGCGGCAATTCGGCGCCCTGCTCTTCGACCGCATCGGCAAATCCCTGCGCCTCAATGCCCTGGGCACCCAACTTCTGCCCCGGGCGGTGGCCATCCTGGATCAGGCCGGGGAACTGGAAGACCTCCTGGCCGGCGGCGCCGGTTTCGGTCGCCTTCGGGTCGGCGCCACCCTGACCATCGGCAATTACCTCGCCGTGCTCGTGGTGGCGGAATTCCTGGCCCGCCACCCGGACAGCCGGGTCCATCTGGAAGTACGCAACACAGCCACCATCGTGCACGACGTCGCCAACCTGGACCTCGATCTGGGCCTCATCGAAGGCCAGTGCAATGATGGAGCGGTCCTCACCGAACCCTGGGTGGACGACGAACTGGTCGTCTTCGCCCGCCCCGACCATCCCCTCGCGGGCCAGGGCGCCATCCCCCTGGACGCGCTCCTGCGCCAACCCTGGATCCTGCGCGAAGCCGGCTCCGGCACCCGCCAGGCGGTGGAACAGGCCCTGCGGGAACGCTTTTCCGCCCTGACCGTGCGCATGGAACTGGAACACACAGAAGCCATCAAGCGCGCCGTGGAAGCCGGCCTGGGCGTCGGCTGCATCTCCCGCCTCGCCCTGCGCGACGCCTTCCGGCGCGGCAGCCTGGTCCCTCTGGAATGCCCGCAACTCGACCTCCGCAGAGGCTTCCACTTCGTGTGGCACCGCCAGAAACGGCAAAGCGCCGCGGCGAAGGAATTCGTCGCCCTGTGCCGCTCCCTCACCGCCGGCGCGGAGCGCAGCGATCAGATCGTGCTGCCGGCGGCGCCTTGA
- a CDS encoding IS1182 family transposase — MARFKPVHKGLKLLPVDFDQQLVPGTFEHALNYLVDHELDLSALEARYCNDEVGASAYAPAVLLKVVLLAYSRGIVGSRRIEAACRENVVFMALSGDSQPHFTTLAAFVANLGDLAGQLFAQVLTICDRQGLIGREMFAIDGVKLPSNASKTRSGTRADFLRRAEKMEAAAKKMLDRHREADAGGNGGPSDREARQLARLQAEAKKNREWLTAHPKDRTGAKGAVRLSNQTDNESAKMATSKGVIQGYTGVAAVDAQAQVIVDAQAHGTGSEQELLLPVVEATRSLRTPETLITADAGYHSEANLKALAEAAVPALIADAGMRQRDERFQDQGRHRAKPDPLYDKGKPPKAAKRFRPADFDYDPEAGTCLCPAGKALYQNGSNCIHNGHLATKFTGAQRDCVPCELRARCLRTPEKTLVRQVCFFRGKAPGATESHTDRMKQAIDSEEGRRRYGRRFATVEPVFGNVRGNKRMDRFTLRGRAKVDGQWKLYCVVHNIEKLAHHGYAG, encoded by the coding sequence ATGGCGCGATTCAAGCCGGTGCATAAGGGGCTGAAACTGTTGCCGGTCGATTTCGACCAGCAACTCGTTCCCGGCACCTTCGAGCATGCCCTGAACTACCTGGTGGATCACGAGCTTGACCTCTCGGCCCTGGAAGCCCGCTATTGCAACGACGAAGTCGGCGCCAGCGCCTATGCGCCAGCGGTACTCCTCAAGGTCGTGCTGCTCGCCTACAGCCGGGGCATCGTCGGCTCCCGTCGGATCGAAGCGGCCTGCCGGGAGAACGTCGTGTTCATGGCGCTATCCGGTGATTCCCAACCCCATTTCACCACCCTGGCCGCCTTCGTCGCCAATCTGGGCGACCTGGCCGGCCAACTCTTCGCCCAGGTGCTGACCATCTGCGATCGCCAGGGACTCATCGGTCGGGAGATGTTCGCCATCGATGGGGTGAAGCTCCCCAGCAACGCGAGCAAGACGAGGAGCGGCACCCGGGCGGATTTCCTGCGCCGGGCCGAGAAGATGGAGGCCGCGGCGAAGAAGATGCTGGATCGCCACCGCGAGGCCGATGCCGGCGGCAACGGCGGACCTTCCGACCGGGAGGCTCGGCAACTGGCCCGGCTGCAGGCGGAGGCCAAGAAGAACCGGGAATGGCTCACTGCCCACCCCAAGGATCGCACCGGCGCCAAGGGCGCCGTGCGGCTCTCCAACCAAACCGACAACGAGTCCGCCAAGATGGCCACCAGCAAGGGGGTCATCCAGGGTTATACCGGGGTGGCGGCGGTGGATGCGCAGGCCCAGGTCATCGTCGATGCTCAGGCCCACGGCACCGGTTCCGAGCAGGAATTGCTGCTGCCGGTGGTGGAGGCGACCCGATCACTGCGTACGCCGGAGACGCTCATCACCGCCGATGCCGGCTATCACAGCGAGGCCAATCTGAAGGCCTTGGCCGAGGCCGCCGTCCCGGCCCTCATCGCCGATGCCGGCATGCGCCAGCGGGACGAGCGCTTTCAGGACCAGGGCCGCCACCGGGCCAAGCCTGATCCGCTCTACGACAAGGGCAAGCCGCCGAAAGCAGCCAAGCGCTTCCGGCCGGCCGATTTCGACTACGACCCCGAGGCGGGCACCTGCCTCTGCCCGGCGGGCAAGGCCCTTTACCAGAACGGGTCGAACTGCATCCACAACGGCCACCTGGCCACCAAGTTCACCGGCGCCCAGCGGGACTGTGTGCCCTGCGAACTGCGGGCGCGATGCCTGAGAACCCCGGAGAAGACCCTGGTCCGACAGGTCTGTTTCTTCCGGGGCAAGGCGCCCGGCGCCACGGAGAGCCATACCGACCGGATGAAGCAGGCCATCGACAGCGAGGAAGGCCGACGCCGCTATGGCCGGCGTTTCGCCACCGTGGAGCCGGTGTTCGGCAACGTGCGGGGCAACAAGCGGATGGATCGTTTTACCCTGCGGGGGCGCGCCAAGGTGGATGGACAGTGGAAGCTCTACTGCGTGGTCCACAACATCGAAAAGCTGGCCCACCATGGGTACGCCGGATGA